In Streptomyces chartreusis NRRL 3882, the following are encoded in one genomic region:
- a CDS encoding CASTOR/POLLUX-related putative ion channel: MAQRRAPLGDRARYWFDSTLARGASAIVGWMALLCLAVVVPASAVVVWTDPGAPESVRGRLAAVWHLTGETLRLGGETGTPLRVTMSVLLALVALLYVSTLVGLITTALTERLTALRRGRSTVLERGHVVVLGWSEQVFTVVSELVAANANQRRAAVAVLADRDKTAMEEALSTKVGPVGRTRLICRSGPTTDPAVLSLTSPATAGVVLVLPRDEPDADAEVVKTLLALRAALPGEGERPPVVAAVRDDRYRLAATLAAGPGGVVLESDTVTAQLIVQAARRPGLSLVHQELLDFAGDEFYLVTEPALTGRPFGDALLSYPTSSVVGIVRGDSPLLNPPPHTPLTEGDLLIVISRDDDTVWPADCADSVEKAAMASGPPTPARPERVLLLGWNRRAPLMVDQLRRRARPGSAVDVVADGGEATVRQVNETDAQHGADLTLTLHHGDVTRPETLRGLDVHSYDSVIVLGQDPGPGQPSEDPDNHTLVTLLLLRQMEEATGRELPVVTELIDDRNRALAPIGPGADVIISGKLIGLLMAQISQNRHLAAVFEELFSADGTGIRLRPAGDYVLPGCETTFATVVAAARQRGECAIGYRSHDDASTSPGYGVRINPPKAERRGWAAEDEVIVVGRD; the protein is encoded by the coding sequence GTGGCGCAGCGGCGCGCTCCGTTGGGCGACCGAGCCCGTTACTGGTTCGACAGCACGCTGGCCCGCGGTGCCTCGGCGATCGTCGGCTGGATGGCGCTGCTGTGCCTGGCCGTCGTCGTCCCGGCCAGCGCGGTCGTGGTGTGGACCGACCCCGGTGCTCCGGAGTCCGTGAGGGGCCGGCTGGCGGCGGTGTGGCACCTCACCGGCGAGACCCTGCGGCTGGGCGGCGAGACCGGTACGCCGCTGCGCGTGACGATGTCGGTGCTGCTCGCCCTGGTCGCCCTGCTGTACGTCTCGACGCTGGTCGGCCTGATCACCACGGCGCTCACGGAGCGGCTCACCGCGTTGCGGCGGGGCCGCTCCACCGTGCTGGAACGCGGGCACGTCGTGGTCCTGGGATGGTCGGAGCAGGTCTTCACGGTGGTGAGCGAGCTGGTGGCCGCCAACGCCAACCAGCGGCGCGCGGCGGTGGCGGTGCTGGCCGACCGGGACAAGACCGCCATGGAGGAGGCCCTCAGCACCAAGGTGGGCCCCGTCGGCCGTACGCGGCTGATCTGCCGCAGCGGCCCCACCACCGACCCGGCGGTGCTCTCCCTGACCAGCCCCGCGACGGCCGGTGTCGTGCTGGTCCTGCCCCGCGACGAGCCCGACGCCGATGCCGAGGTGGTCAAGACGCTGCTGGCGCTGCGGGCGGCCCTGCCCGGGGAGGGGGAGCGTCCGCCCGTCGTCGCCGCCGTCCGGGACGACCGCTACCGGCTGGCCGCCACGCTCGCCGCCGGGCCGGGCGGCGTCGTTCTGGAGAGCGACACCGTCACCGCCCAACTGATCGTCCAGGCCGCCCGCCGCCCGGGGCTCTCCCTCGTCCACCAGGAGCTTCTCGACTTCGCCGGCGACGAGTTCTACCTCGTCACCGAACCGGCCCTGACCGGCCGCCCGTTCGGCGACGCGCTGTTGTCCTACCCGACGTCGAGCGTCGTCGGGATCGTACGCGGCGACAGCCCTCTGCTGAACCCGCCGCCGCACACGCCTCTCACCGAGGGCGACCTGCTCATCGTCATCTCCCGCGACGACGACACGGTCTGGCCGGCCGACTGCGCGGACTCGGTCGAGAAGGCGGCGATGGCGTCCGGGCCCCCGACGCCCGCACGACCGGAGCGGGTCCTCCTGCTCGGCTGGAACCGCCGAGCGCCGCTCATGGTCGACCAGCTGCGCCGCCGCGCCCGGCCCGGGTCGGCCGTCGACGTGGTCGCGGACGGCGGTGAGGCGACGGTCCGGCAGGTGAACGAGACCGACGCGCAGCACGGCGCCGATCTGACCCTGACCCTGCACCACGGCGACGTCACCCGTCCCGAGACCCTGCGAGGTCTGGACGTGCACTCCTACGACAGCGTGATCGTGCTCGGCCAGGACCCCGGCCCGGGACAGCCGTCGGAGGACCCCGACAACCACACGCTCGTCACGCTCCTGCTGCTGCGCCAGATGGAGGAAGCGACCGGGCGCGAACTCCCCGTCGTCACCGAGCTGATCGACGACCGCAACCGGGCGCTGGCCCCCATCGGGCCCGGAGCGGACGTGATCATCAGCGGCAAGCTCATCGGCCTGCTCATGGCACAGATCTCCCAGAACCGGCACCTGGCGGCGGTGTTCGAGGAGCTGTTCTCCGCGGACGGCACCGGAATCCGCCTGCGGCCGGCCGGCGACTACGTGCTGCCCGGGTGCGAGACGACTTTCGCCACCGTCGTGGCCGCCGCACGTCAGCGCGGCGAATGCGCCATCGGTTACCGAAGCCACGACGACGCGTCGACGAGTCCGGGCTACGGGGTACGGATCAACCCGCCGAAAGCCGAGCGACGCGGCTGGGCGGCCGAGGACGAGGTGATCGTCGTCGGCAGGGACTGA
- a CDS encoding DUF5670 family protein, with product MVPLLLVLLLALILFGAGFALKALWWIAVIVLVLWLLGFVLRTADSGGRKGRWYRW from the coding sequence ATGGTTCCCCTGCTTCTCGTCCTGCTGCTGGCTCTGATCCTGTTCGGCGCGGGCTTCGCGCTGAAGGCCCTGTGGTGGATCGCGGTGATCGTGCTGGTCCTCTGGCTGCTCGGCTTCGTGCTGCGCACCGCGGACAGTGGTGGCCGCAAGGGCCGCTGGTATCGCTGGTAG
- a CDS encoding hemerythrin domain-containing protein codes for MADTQDVVELILHDHRRMEDLFRQMRSVEADRAGALREFADLLIAHAQAEEAKVYPALKRYKNIDDEEVEHGEHEHDEGNEALLELLEVEEVGSEEWDSKLEELVEAVTHHADEEERTILNGARENVAMERREELGRAFAQERERQLKAGCGSVENVRKIVES; via the coding sequence ATGGCCGATACACAAGATGTCGTAGAACTCATTCTTCATGACCACCGGCGCATGGAAGACCTCTTCCGTCAGATGCGGAGCGTCGAAGCCGACCGGGCGGGCGCGCTACGGGAATTCGCGGATCTGCTGATCGCGCACGCGCAGGCCGAGGAGGCCAAGGTCTATCCGGCGCTCAAGCGGTACAAGAACATCGACGACGAAGAGGTCGAGCACGGCGAGCACGAGCACGACGAGGGCAACGAGGCCCTTCTGGAACTCCTCGAGGTCGAGGAGGTCGGCTCCGAGGAGTGGGACTCGAAGCTCGAGGAGCTGGTGGAGGCCGTCACCCACCACGCCGACGAGGAGGAGCGCACCATCCTCAACGGCGCACGGGAGAACGTGGCGATGGAGCGCCGGGAGGAGCTGGGCCGGGCGTTCGCGCAGGAGCGGGAGCGTCAGCTGAAGGCCGGCTGCGGTTCCGTGGAGAACGTGCGCAAGATCGTGGAGTCGTGA
- a CDS encoding alpha/beta hydrolase, translating to MSSRFPGTARRAALALTATGLALTALPATAGASPGSDPLARYHDQRLTWKSCVLGPDDTTGKELEQAGARCTDVTVPLDYADPGGRTITVAISRIRATDTDRRVGPLLLNGGGPGGQTLGDPPWVRKAMKDVAARYDVVGVDPRFVGRSTPLDCRWPTGSAWRGAGGDRAGFDRVAAFSKDLAERCRTDAGDVLPHATTRNTARDMDVVRAALGEQRISYLGYSYGSYLGEVYTTMFPGRTDRVVLDGVIDPDRYGPRLLKGVERANRRALEGWASWAAAREATYGLGRTRGEVLATVEGVRKAAARTPLRLGDHRLDEHVMPMVAFNGLSQHNDAAYGDFAQAVRDMLRASRGQRVTPSPWLAGVLAFVLTDTDSHYGSVQTAILCGDGAAPRDPEVYWRDVQRTRAQDPLFAPVTQNLGPCAFWDRPRERPTTIRDDLPALLVNATGDPRTDYDGARAVRDLWPSSRLVTLKGADQHAVYGVYGSACVDDAVNAYLATGRLPSRDIGCAAAAGR from the coding sequence GTGTCATCCCGCTTCCCGGGAACCGCACGACGAGCCGCCCTCGCCCTGACGGCCACCGGTCTCGCCCTGACGGCGCTGCCCGCCACGGCCGGCGCGAGTCCCGGCTCCGACCCCCTCGCCCGCTACCACGACCAGCGCCTCACCTGGAAGAGCTGCGTGCTCGGACCGGACGACACGACCGGCAAGGAACTGGAGCAGGCGGGCGCCCGCTGCACTGACGTGACCGTCCCGCTCGACTACGCCGACCCCGGCGGCCGGACGATCACCGTCGCGATCTCCCGGATCCGCGCCACCGACACCGACCGCCGTGTCGGCCCGCTGCTGCTGAACGGGGGCGGGCCCGGCGGGCAGACGCTCGGTGACCCACCGTGGGTGCGCAAGGCGATGAAGGACGTCGCCGCCCGGTACGACGTGGTCGGCGTGGACCCCCGTTTCGTGGGCCGCAGCACACCGCTGGACTGCCGCTGGCCGACCGGCTCGGCGTGGCGCGGGGCGGGTGGGGACCGGGCCGGCTTCGACCGCGTGGCCGCGTTCTCGAAGGACCTCGCCGAGCGCTGCCGCACCGACGCGGGCGACGTCCTCCCTCACGCCACCACCCGCAACACGGCCCGCGACATGGACGTCGTCCGGGCCGCGCTCGGCGAGCAGCGGATCTCCTACCTGGGCTACTCGTACGGCAGTTACCTCGGCGAGGTGTACACCACGATGTTCCCCGGCCGGACCGACCGGGTCGTCCTGGACGGTGTGATCGACCCGGACCGGTACGGGCCCCGGCTGCTCAAGGGCGTCGAGCGGGCCAACCGCCGCGCGCTGGAGGGCTGGGCCTCCTGGGCCGCCGCCCGCGAGGCGACGTACGGGCTGGGCCGCACCCGGGGCGAGGTGCTGGCGACCGTGGAAGGCGTCCGGAAGGCCGCGGCCCGCACACCGCTCCGGCTCGGCGATCACCGGCTCGACGAGCATGTGATGCCCATGGTCGCCTTCAACGGCCTGTCGCAGCACAACGACGCCGCCTACGGGGACTTCGCGCAGGCCGTCCGGGACATGCTGCGGGCGTCGCGGGGGCAGCGGGTCACGCCCTCCCCGTGGCTCGCCGGGGTGCTCGCCTTCGTGCTCACGGACACCGACTCCCACTACGGCAGCGTGCAGACGGCGATCCTGTGCGGCGACGGCGCCGCTCCGCGCGACCCGGAGGTGTACTGGCGCGACGTGCAGCGCACCCGGGCGCAGGACCCGCTCTTCGCGCCCGTCACGCAGAACCTCGGCCCGTGCGCGTTCTGGGACCGGCCGCGCGAGCGTCCGACCACGATCCGGGACGACCTGCCGGCCCTGCTGGTGAACGCCACCGGGGACCCACGCACCGACTACGACGGCGCCCGGGCGGTCCGCGACCTGTGGCCCTCCTCACGCCTGGTCACCCTGAAGGGGGCCGACCAGCACGCGGTGTACGGCGTCTACGGGTCGGCCTGTGTCGACGACGCGGTCAACGCGTACCTCGCCACGGGGCGGCTGCCGTCGCGGGACATCGGCTGCGCGGCGGCCGCGGGCCGGTAG
- a CDS encoding Gfo/Idh/MocA family protein, whose translation MSLSPTRRRVAVVGTGAIVSGSHLPALRAHSDRVELVAAVDVDQERLDAFRELAGGSVAGYTSVAAMLDAVRPDLVLIGTPPALHRDQTVASLKAGAWVLCEKPLTLSLAEYDEIAAAEEASGAYAAVVFQHRYGSGAVHARELITSGELGAPLVAHCQTTWHRDAAYYAVPWRGKWASEGGGPTMGHGIHQYDLLLHLLGEWEEISAMAARLVHDTESEDVSTALVRFRGGALATVVNSVLSPDEVSRIRIDCADATVELTHLYGHTNDSWVYTPAPHVGSDRATAWRTPANDVPSSHTAQLGTLLDAYDNGTRPPGSGQDARATLEFAAALYKAAFTGRSVHAGEIGPGDPFYEAMHGEYPDWAPKERA comes from the coding sequence ATGTCCTTGTCCCCCACCCGCCGCCGCGTGGCCGTCGTCGGCACCGGAGCGATCGTCAGCGGCAGTCATCTGCCCGCGCTGCGGGCCCACTCCGACCGGGTGGAACTGGTCGCCGCCGTCGACGTCGACCAGGAGCGCCTCGATGCCTTCCGCGAGCTGGCCGGCGGCTCGGTCGCCGGGTACACCTCGGTGGCGGCGATGCTGGACGCCGTACGCCCCGACCTGGTCCTCATCGGGACGCCGCCCGCCCTGCACCGCGACCAGACGGTGGCCTCGCTCAAGGCGGGCGCCTGGGTGCTGTGCGAGAAGCCGCTCACCCTCTCGCTCGCCGAGTACGACGAGATCGCCGCCGCCGAGGAGGCCTCCGGGGCGTACGCGGCGGTCGTCTTCCAGCACCGCTACGGATCCGGCGCGGTGCACGCCCGCGAGCTGATCACCAGCGGTGAGCTGGGCGCACCGCTGGTCGCGCACTGCCAGACCACCTGGCACCGGGACGCGGCGTACTACGCCGTGCCGTGGCGCGGCAAGTGGGCCAGCGAGGGCGGCGGGCCGACCATGGGCCACGGCATCCACCAGTACGACCTGCTGCTCCACCTGCTCGGCGAGTGGGAGGAGATCAGCGCCATGGCCGCCCGGCTCGTCCACGACACCGAGAGCGAGGACGTCTCCACGGCGCTGGTCCGCTTCCGCGGCGGCGCCCTCGCCACCGTCGTCAACAGCGTGCTCTCGCCGGACGAGGTGAGCCGTATCCGCATCGACTGCGCGGACGCCACGGTCGAGCTCACCCACCTGTACGGCCACACCAACGACAGCTGGGTCTACACCCCCGCCCCGCACGTCGGCTCCGACCGGGCCACCGCCTGGCGCACCCCCGCGAACGACGTGCCCAGCTCGCACACCGCCCAGCTGGGCACACTCCTCGACGCCTACGACAACGGCACCCGACCACCGGGCAGCGGCCAGGACGCCCGCGCCACCCTCGAGTTCGCCGCCGCCCTCTACAAGGCGGCGTTCACCGGCCGCTCCGTGCACGCGGGAGAGATCGGCCCGGGCGACCCCTTCTACGAGGCCATGCACGGTGAGTACCCCGACTGGGCCCCCAAGGAGCGCGCATGA
- a CDS encoding PmoA family protein: protein MSIRVTHTHGEDIAVTAANGTEILRYVYRPDPNPFESRKPYAHPVRTLSGRTVTGYRPNDHRWHKGLQMTASHLSGQNFWGGNCYVHGQGYLPLPERVGSMRHDGFSAFTVEDDRLAFTEDLTWVENGGAEWAREVRGLTVHSVDEEAGAWALDWSIRLTNVRSEPLAFGSPTTAGREMAGYTGLQWRGPRDFTGGTVFAPDTDADAGKLMGSQGPWLAFTTEHDDVDGHSTLVFAHAPENLDDTSAIHESHWFVRSEPFPTVAFSWAFFEEFELPPGESFAFRYRLVVADGAWDRDRVGTHLEGLPW, encoded by the coding sequence ATGAGCATCCGAGTCACCCACACCCACGGCGAGGACATCGCCGTCACGGCGGCGAACGGCACGGAGATCCTCCGCTACGTCTACCGCCCGGACCCGAACCCCTTCGAGTCCCGCAAGCCTTACGCCCACCCGGTGCGCACCCTGTCCGGCCGCACGGTCACCGGCTACCGACCGAACGACCACCGCTGGCACAAGGGCCTCCAGATGACCGCGAGCCATCTGTCCGGCCAGAACTTCTGGGGCGGCAACTGCTACGTCCACGGCCAGGGCTACCTCCCGCTGCCCGAGCGCGTCGGTTCCATGCGGCACGACGGCTTCTCCGCGTTCACCGTCGAGGACGACCGCCTCGCCTTCACCGAGGACCTCACCTGGGTCGAGAACGGCGGCGCGGAGTGGGCGCGTGAGGTGCGGGGGCTGACCGTCCACTCGGTGGACGAGGAGGCCGGCGCCTGGGCCCTGGACTGGTCGATCCGCCTCACCAACGTCCGTTCCGAGCCCCTGGCCTTCGGTTCCCCGACCACCGCGGGCCGCGAGATGGCCGGCTACACCGGACTCCAGTGGCGCGGCCCGCGCGACTTCACCGGCGGCACGGTCTTCGCCCCGGACACCGACGCCGACGCCGGGAAGCTGATGGGCAGCCAGGGCCCCTGGCTCGCCTTCACCACCGAGCACGACGACGTCGACGGCCACTCCACCCTCGTCTTCGCGCACGCGCCCGAGAACCTCGACGACACCTCGGCGATCCACGAGTCGCACTGGTTCGTCCGCTCCGAGCCCTTCCCGACGGTCGCCTTCTCCTGGGCGTTCTTCGAGGAGTTCGAGCTCCCGCCCGGCGAGTCCTTCGCCTTCCGCTACCGGCTCGTCGTCGCCGACGGCGCCTGGGACCGCGACCGGGTCGGCACCCACCTGGAGGGCCTGCCGTGGTGA
- a CDS encoding cupin — translation MVSDAKPALPHPLPGAIGLSHLSAYDWEAADGVCGGSPHLHLVCTEAYVVTGGRGAVQTLSPDGYRDIPLAPGSIAWFTPGTVHRMVQGGDLRITVLMQNSGLPEAGDAVFTFPPEVLADPEKYAAAATLPPGTGPETAAAARRRRDLAVEGYLALREALVAGDNGPYLEFQRAAARIVRDKVPTWRDLWRAGALATAERTGAQLDALAGGEPAYLGEATAYEAAPTRLGGFGMCGRRDEYNLPGTTLPYRSE, via the coding sequence GTGGTGAGCGACGCCAAGCCCGCCCTGCCGCACCCGCTGCCCGGCGCCATCGGCCTGTCCCATCTGAGCGCCTACGACTGGGAGGCCGCCGACGGAGTCTGCGGCGGCAGCCCGCACCTGCACCTGGTCTGCACCGAGGCGTACGTCGTCACCGGCGGCCGGGGAGCGGTCCAGACGCTCAGCCCCGACGGCTACCGGGACATCCCCCTCGCGCCCGGATCCATCGCCTGGTTCACACCGGGCACCGTGCACCGCATGGTGCAGGGCGGCGATCTGCGCATCACCGTGCTGATGCAGAACAGCGGCCTGCCCGAGGCCGGGGACGCCGTGTTCACCTTCCCGCCCGAGGTGCTCGCCGACCCCGAGAAGTACGCGGCCGCGGCCACCCTGCCGCCCGGCACGGGACCGGAGACGGCGGCGGCCGCCCGACGCCGCAGGGACCTCGCCGTGGAGGGCTACCTCGCCCTGCGCGAGGCGCTCGTCGCCGGCGACAACGGCCCGTACCTGGAGTTCCAGCGGGCCGCCGCCCGCATCGTGCGCGACAAGGTGCCCACCTGGCGCGACCTGTGGCGGGCGGGCGCCCTGGCCACCGCCGAACGCACCGGAGCCCAGCTCGACGCACTGGCCGGCGGCGAGCCCGCCTACCTCGGCGAGGCCACCGCCTACGAGGCCGCGCCCACCCGGCTCGGCGGCTTCGGCATGTGCGGCCGGCGGGACGAGTACAACCTCCCCGGGACGACGCTGCCGTACCGGAGCGAGTGA
- a CDS encoding ABC transporter substrate-binding protein — protein MPRHRTKGFCASAAALALCAVLAGCGGSGESAGGGKVVLRYTWWGNPDRAERTEQAVALFEKQHPNVDVTTSFSGYDAYKQKLATQAAGGDAPDVMQLDYRQIDQYASGGVLLDLSKQRSVLRTSEIDQGLLATGRVDDVQYAIPQGRGTETVAYDVETWKKSGVPLPGKSWTWSQWADTMRALAEKTGKPGATDPGQSEDAFEVWLRGQGKALYTEDGGLGFTADDLTRWWTFTDKLRREGAVSPAEQTTQLDGSVENTPLGRGKSVTDANWDAPASGFLALVKGGVALAPMPSGEDGTPGQYFKPSMFVGVSANTAHPKEAAQLVDFLINDRQAAKILGASRGIPVNETVRDEIGPQLKDFDKTIADFQASLEGKLKDPPQAPPAGDNALQSTFQRDYDQVSYARMSPREAAENYITEAKAELRS, from the coding sequence ATGCCACGACACAGGACAAAGGGGTTCTGCGCGTCGGCCGCCGCACTGGCACTGTGTGCCGTGCTGGCGGGCTGCGGAGGATCCGGGGAATCGGCCGGCGGCGGCAAGGTCGTGCTGCGCTACACGTGGTGGGGCAACCCCGACCGCGCGGAACGCACCGAGCAGGCCGTCGCGCTGTTCGAGAAACAGCATCCGAACGTCGACGTGACGACGTCGTTCTCCGGCTACGACGCCTACAAGCAGAAGCTCGCCACCCAGGCCGCCGGCGGTGACGCGCCGGACGTGATGCAACTGGACTACCGCCAGATCGACCAGTACGCCTCCGGTGGTGTCCTGCTCGACCTGTCGAAGCAGAGGTCCGTCCTGCGCACCTCCGAGATCGACCAGGGTCTGCTCGCCACCGGCCGTGTGGACGACGTGCAGTACGCGATCCCGCAGGGCCGCGGCACCGAGACGGTCGCCTACGACGTCGAGACCTGGAAGAAGTCGGGCGTGCCCCTCCCCGGCAAGAGCTGGACCTGGAGCCAGTGGGCCGACACCATGCGCGCCCTGGCCGAGAAGACCGGCAAGCCCGGGGCGACCGACCCCGGCCAGAGCGAGGACGCCTTCGAGGTCTGGCTGCGCGGGCAGGGCAAGGCCCTCTACACCGAGGACGGCGGGCTCGGCTTCACCGCCGACGACCTCACCCGTTGGTGGACCTTCACCGACAAGCTGCGCCGCGAGGGCGCCGTCTCGCCCGCCGAGCAGACCACCCAGCTCGACGGCTCCGTCGAGAACACCCCACTGGGACGCGGCAAGTCCGTCACCGACGCCAACTGGGACGCCCCGGCCAGCGGCTTCCTCGCCCTCGTCAAGGGCGGCGTCGCGCTCGCCCCCATGCCGTCCGGCGAGGACGGCACACCCGGCCAGTACTTCAAGCCGTCCATGTTCGTCGGAGTCTCCGCCAACACCGCCCATCCGAAGGAGGCGGCGCAGCTCGTCGACTTCCTGATCAACGACCGGCAGGCCGCGAAGATCCTCGGCGCGAGCCGCGGCATCCCCGTCAACGAGACCGTCCGCGACGAGATCGGCCCGCAGCTCAAGGACTTCGACAAGACCATCGCCGACTTCCAGGCGTCCCTGGAGGGCAAGCTCAAGGACCCGCCCCAGGCCCCGCCCGCTGGCGACAACGCCCTGCAGAGCACCTTCCAGCGCGACTACGACCAGGTGTCCTACGCGCGCATGTCGCCCCGCGAGGCGGCCGAGAACTACATCACCGAGGCGAAGGCGGAGCTGAGGTCATGA
- a CDS encoding carbohydrate ABC transporter permease — protein MTTTAIPAEAKRAPAPAPKRRPKREREGAAWVFLSPWVLGAIVLTLLPMAVSLYLSFTDYDLFNPPKWVGLRNYVQMFTEDPRYWRSVVTTLTYVVIAVPLQLALALVVALALKGMKRGKAFYRSAFYAPSLLGASMSIALVWRAVFNDGGTVDNLLGTGGWVNKPGWALLAVALLTVWQFGAPMVIFLAGLQQIPAELYEAAAVDGAGKWRQFLSVTVPMLSPVLFFNLVLQTIQAFQVFTPAFAVSAGKGGPADSTLVYTMYLYDRGFVASHMGYASAMAWVLLLVIGVVTAVLFRTSRSWVFYASEGDR, from the coding sequence ATGACCACCACCGCGATCCCCGCGGAGGCCAAGCGCGCCCCCGCCCCCGCCCCGAAACGCCGCCCAAAGCGCGAACGCGAGGGCGCCGCCTGGGTGTTCCTCTCGCCCTGGGTCCTCGGAGCGATCGTCCTGACGCTGCTGCCGATGGCCGTGTCGCTGTACCTGTCCTTCACCGACTACGACCTGTTCAACCCGCCGAAGTGGGTGGGCCTGCGCAACTACGTGCAGATGTTCACCGAGGACCCCCGCTACTGGCGCTCGGTCGTGACGACCCTGACCTACGTCGTCATCGCCGTGCCCCTGCAACTGGCCCTCGCCCTCGTCGTCGCGCTCGCGCTGAAGGGCATGAAGCGCGGCAAGGCCTTCTACCGCTCCGCCTTCTACGCGCCCTCGCTGCTCGGCGCGTCCATGTCCATCGCCCTGGTCTGGCGGGCCGTCTTCAACGACGGCGGCACGGTGGACAACCTGCTGGGCACCGGCGGCTGGGTCAACAAGCCCGGCTGGGCCCTGCTCGCCGTGGCCCTGCTGACGGTGTGGCAGTTCGGCGCACCGATGGTCATCTTCCTCGCCGGCCTGCAGCAGATACCCGCCGAGCTGTACGAGGCGGCGGCGGTCGACGGGGCCGGGAAATGGCGGCAGTTCCTGTCCGTCACCGTGCCGATGCTGTCCCCGGTGCTCTTCTTCAACCTGGTCCTGCAGACCATCCAGGCCTTCCAGGTGTTCACGCCCGCCTTCGCCGTCAGCGCGGGCAAGGGCGGGCCCGCCGACTCGACCCTCGTCTACACCATGTACCTCTACGACCGCGGCTTCGTCGCCTCCCACATGGGCTACGCCTCCGCCATGGCCTGGGTGCTGCTCCTCGTGATCGGTGTGGTCACGGCAGTGCTGTTCCGCACCTCGCGCTCCTGGGTCTTCTACGCCTCCGAGGGGGACCGATGA
- a CDS encoding carbohydrate ABC transporter permease, whose amino-acid sequence MTSTAVAHKPVRWGRIAVHLGCLAALLVMLYPLAWLLATSLKPADEVIASLNLLPSHLEWSNYSTALEGVNDVSIWRLLGNSLLIAGGAVLGNVISCSLAAYAFARLRFRLRGPLFAFMIATIMLPHHAVLIPQYIIFNQLGLVNTYWPLILPKFLATEAFFVFLIVQFMRGLPRELEEAARIDGCGPFRSFFQVVLPLTRPALITTAIFTFIWTWNDFFTQLIYLFDPDKFTLTLALRSFVDASSTSAFGPMFAMSVIALLPIVLFFLAFQRFLVEGMASSGLKG is encoded by the coding sequence ATGACCTCGACCGCTGTTGCCCACAAGCCCGTCCGCTGGGGGCGGATCGCCGTCCACCTGGGCTGCCTGGCCGCGCTGCTGGTCATGCTGTACCCGCTGGCGTGGCTGCTGGCCACCTCGCTCAAGCCCGCCGACGAGGTCATCGCGAGCCTCAACCTGCTGCCCAGCCACCTGGAGTGGTCGAACTACTCCACCGCCCTGGAGGGCGTCAACGACGTCTCCATCTGGCGGCTGCTGGGCAACTCCCTGCTGATCGCCGGCGGCGCGGTCCTCGGCAACGTCATCAGCTGCTCGCTCGCCGCCTACGCCTTCGCACGCCTCAGGTTCCGGCTGCGCGGCCCGCTGTTCGCCTTCATGATCGCCACGATCATGCTGCCGCACCACGCGGTGCTGATCCCGCAGTACATCATCTTCAACCAGCTCGGCCTGGTGAACACCTACTGGCCGCTGATCCTGCCGAAGTTCCTGGCCACCGAGGCGTTCTTCGTCTTCCTCATCGTCCAGTTCATGCGCGGCCTGCCACGCGAACTGGAGGAGGCCGCCCGGATCGACGGCTGCGGACCCTTCCGCAGCTTCTTCCAGGTCGTGCTGCCGCTCACCCGGCCGGCCCTCATCACCACCGCCATCTTCACCTTCATCTGGACCTGGAACGACTTCTTCACGCAGCTCATCTACCTGTTCGACCCGGACAAGTTCACGCTGACCCTCGCGCTGCGCTCCTTCGTGGACGCCTCCAGCACCTCCGCGTTCGGCCCGATGTTCGCGATGTCGGTGATCGCGCTGCTGCCGATCGTGCTGTTCTTCCTCGCCTTCCAGCGGTTCCTGGTGGAGGGCATGGCCAGCTCCGGACTGAAGGGGTGA
- a CDS encoding phosphatase PAP2 family protein encodes MTDPTTTDEDALSPLPEDGKPSGGPRRLLGAVMGDLRAVDGALYAAVAATPTPTLDRTLRHLSHAADHSKISFAIAAALALGGKRPRRAALAGVGAIAVASASANLLGKRLVRRARPDREAARVTVDRHVPMPTSASFPSGHTASAVAFATAVGVVLPPAAVPLGALASAVGYSRIHTGVHYPGDVAAGAVLGIASAAAALAAAAAAATPSERTQALLTAARSWPRIGIGAAVRR; translated from the coding sequence ATGACCGATCCGACGACCACAGACGAGGACGCCCTTAGTCCGCTCCCGGAGGACGGGAAGCCCTCGGGTGGGCCCCGCCGGCTCCTGGGCGCCGTCATGGGCGACCTCAGAGCCGTGGACGGCGCCCTGTACGCGGCGGTGGCCGCCACTCCCACGCCCACGCTCGACCGGACGCTGCGTCATCTGTCGCACGCGGCCGACCACTCCAAGATCTCGTTCGCCATCGCCGCGGCCCTGGCCCTGGGCGGGAAGCGGCCGAGGAGGGCCGCGCTCGCCGGCGTCGGGGCGATCGCCGTGGCCTCGGCCTCCGCCAATCTGCTCGGCAAGCGCCTGGTGCGCCGGGCCCGGCCGGACCGGGAGGCGGCCCGGGTGACGGTGGACCGGCACGTGCCGATGCCGACGTCCGCCTCGTTCCCGTCCGGGCACACGGCCTCGGCGGTCGCGTTCGCCACCGCCGTAGGCGTGGTCCTGCCACCCGCCGCGGTGCCGCTCGGGGCGCTGGCGAGCGCCGTCGGCTACTCCCGTATCCACACGGGCGTGCACTACCCGGGCGACGTGGCTGCGGGCGCGGTCCTCGGCATCGCGAGCGCCGCGGCGGCCCTGGCGGCGGCAGCGGCGGCGGCCACTCCGTCGGAGCGGACGCAGGCGCTTCTCACGGCGGCCCGTTCATGGCCGCGGATCGGCATCGGCGCCGCCGTACGGCGGTGA